In Elephas maximus indicus isolate mEleMax1 chromosome 4, mEleMax1 primary haplotype, whole genome shotgun sequence, a genomic segment contains:
- the LOC126074877 gene encoding sterile alpha motif domain-containing protein 1-like gives MSWHGRPSPRGAHTCAPPRPDPRGALAALGSRSPRQTHLQHTPSPDSAAPPRAPARERPRAPLCRRLTPSPPSARTRAPPPYRGSGGLEAESRRAEGRRQLPVSKRRRRGQHGGCGRRSKPREHKHGGRRGQPRPRRLVSEGG, from the exons ATGAGCTGGCACGGCCGCCCCTCCCCCCGCGGCGCCCACACCTGCGCGCCCCCTCGGCCCGACCCCCGTGGGGCGCTCGCAGCCCTCGGCTCGCGCTCACCTCGGCAGACGCACCTCCAGCACACGCCTTCCCCCGACTCCGCCGCCCCTCCGCGGGCACCGGCTAGGGAGCGCCCGCGGGCGCCTTTGTGCAGGCGCCTCACACCCTCCCCGCCATCGGCGAGGACCCGCGCCCCTCCACCTTACCGGGGGTCCGGCGGCCTCGAGGCAGAGAGCCGGAGGGCTGAGGGCAGGAGGCAGCTCCCCGTCAGCAAGCGGCGGCGCCGTGGCCAGCACGGTGGTTGTGGGCGGCGAAGCAAGCCTCGAGAGCATAAACACGGCGGCCGCCGAGGCCAACCGCGTCCCCGCAGGCTGGTCTCCGAGGGAGG ctga